In a genomic window of Streptomyces noursei ATCC 11455:
- the rplF gene encoding 50S ribosomal protein L6, which translates to MSRIGKLPIQVPAGVDVTIEGRTVNVKGPKGSLSHTVAAPIEVAKGEDGVIAVSRPNDERQNKALHGLSRTLVANMITGVTQGYVKKLEISGVGYRVQAKGSNLEFSLGYSHPILIEAPEGISFKVESPTKFSVEGIDKQKVGEVAANIRKLRKPDPYKAKGVKYEGEVIRRKVGKAGK; encoded by the coding sequence ATGTCGCGTATTGGCAAGCTGCCCATCCAGGTTCCCGCTGGTGTGGACGTCACCATCGAGGGCCGCACGGTCAACGTGAAGGGCCCCAAGGGTTCCCTTTCGCACACCGTCGCGGCGCCCATCGAGGTCGCCAAGGGTGAGGACGGCGTCATCGCCGTCTCCCGTCCGAACGACGAGCGTCAGAACAAGGCCCTGCACGGCCTGTCCCGCACGCTGGTGGCGAACATGATCACCGGCGTGACCCAGGGCTACGTGAAGAAGCTCGAGATCAGCGGTGTTGGTTACCGCGTCCAGGCCAAGGGTTCCAACCTGGAGTTCTCCCTGGGCTACAGCCACCCGATCCTGATCGAGGCGCCCGAGGGCATCTCTTTCAAGGTCGAGTCGCCGACGAAGTTCAGCGTCGAGGGCATCGACAAGCAGAAGGTCGGCGAGGTCGCCGCGAACATCCGCAAGCTGCGGAAGCCCGACCCGTACAAGGCCAAGGGCGTCAAGTACGAGGGCGAAGTCATCCGCCGCAAGGTCGGAAAGGCGGGTAAGTAA
- the infA gene encoding translation initiation factor IF-1: protein MAKKQGAIEIEGTVIESLPNAMFKVELQNGHKVLAHISGKMRMHYIRILPDDRVVVELSPYDLTRGRIVYRYK from the coding sequence GTGGCCAAGAAGCAAGGTGCCATCGAGATTGAGGGCACCGTGATCGAGTCTCTGCCGAACGCAATGTTCAAGGTAGAGCTCCAGAACGGTCACAAGGTCCTCGCGCACATCAGCGGCAAGATGCGGATGCACTACATCCGTATCCTCCCGGATGACCGGGTCGTCGTGGAGCTCTCTCCCTACGACCTGACGCGTGGCCGTATCGTCTACCGGTACAAGTAG
- the rpsH gene encoding 30S ribosomal protein S8 — protein sequence MTMTDPIADMLTRLRNANSAYHDTVAMPHSKIKSHIAEILQQEGYITGWSVEDAEVGKNLVLELKFGPNRERSIAGIKRISKPGLRVYAKSTNLPKVLGGLGVAIISTSHGLLTGQQASKKGVGGEVLAYVW from the coding sequence ATGACCATGACTGATCCCATCGCAGACATGCTGACCCGTCTGCGGAACGCGAACTCGGCGTACCACGACACCGTGGCGATGCCGCACAGCAAGATCAAGTCGCACATCGCGGAGATCCTCCAGCAGGAGGGTTACATCACCGGCTGGAGCGTCGAGGACGCCGAGGTTGGCAAGAACCTCGTCCTGGAGCTGAAGTTCGGGCCGAACCGCGAGCGCTCGATCGCCGGCATCAAGCGGATCTCTAAGCCGGGTCTGCGGGTCTACGCAAAGTCCACCAACCTGCCGAAGGTCCTCGGCGGCCTGGGCGTGGCGATCATCTCCACGTCCCACGGTCTCCTGACCGGCCAGCAGGCCAGCAAGAAGGGCGTGGGTGGGGAAGTCCTCGCCTACGTCTGGTAA
- the truA gene encoding tRNA pseudouridine(38-40) synthase TruA has product MSDEVEPGFVRVRLDLSYDGSEFSGWAKQRERRTVQGELEDAIRTVTRSGETYELTVAGRTDAGVHARGQVAQVDLPEQVWREHHDKLLKRLAGRLPKDVRVWALREAPSGFNARFSAIWRRYAYRVTDNPGGVDPLLRGHVLWHDWPLDVDAMNEAAQRLLGEHDFAAYCKKREGATTIRTLQELSLVKGADGIITATVRADAFCHNMVRSLIGALLFVGDGHRGPEWPGKVLAAGVRDSAVHVVRPHGLTLEEVGYPADELLAARSREARNKRSLPSAGCC; this is encoded by the coding sequence GTGAGTGACGAAGTGGAGCCCGGGTTCGTCCGGGTGCGGCTGGACCTGTCCTACGACGGCTCGGAGTTCTCCGGGTGGGCCAAGCAGCGGGAGCGGCGCACGGTCCAGGGGGAGCTGGAGGACGCGATCCGGACCGTGACGCGGTCGGGCGAGACCTATGAGCTCACCGTCGCGGGCCGGACCGATGCCGGGGTGCATGCGCGCGGACAGGTCGCGCAGGTCGATCTGCCCGAGCAGGTGTGGCGCGAGCACCACGACAAGCTGCTCAAGCGGCTCGCCGGGCGCCTGCCCAAGGACGTACGGGTGTGGGCCCTGCGGGAGGCGCCCAGCGGCTTCAACGCGCGCTTCTCGGCGATCTGGCGGCGCTACGCCTACCGCGTCACCGACAACCCGGGCGGGGTGGACCCGCTGCTGCGGGGGCACGTCCTGTGGCACGACTGGCCGCTCGACGTGGACGCCATGAACGAGGCCGCGCAGCGGCTGCTCGGGGAGCACGACTTCGCCGCGTACTGCAAGAAGCGGGAGGGTGCGACCACGATCCGCACGCTCCAGGAGCTGAGCCTGGTCAAGGGCGCGGACGGGATCATCACCGCGACGGTCCGGGCGGACGCCTTCTGCCACAACATGGTGCGGTCGCTGATCGGCGCGCTGCTCTTCGTCGGCGACGGCCACCGGGGTCCGGAGTGGCCCGGGAAGGTGCTGGCCGCGGGGGTGCGGGACTCCGCCGTGCACGTCGTACGACCCCACGGGCTGACCCTGGAGGAGGTCGGATACCCCGCCGACGAGCTGCTGGCCGCCCGGAGCAGGGAAGCCCGCAACAAGCGTTCGCTGCCGTCGGCCGGCTGCTGCTGA
- a CDS encoding adenylate kinase: MRIVLVGPPGAGKGTQAAYLAKNLAIPHISTGDLFRANISQGTPLGVEAKSYMDAGNLVPDSVTIGMAEDRMEQGDAVEGFLLDGFPRNLGQAEALDAFLQSKGLKLDAVLDLEVPEDEVVKRIAGRRICRKDSSHVFHVEYNKPQTEGVCDACGGELYQREDDREDTVRKRLEVYHSETEPIIDYYKAQDLVVTIPALGKVAEVTQRAMNALGHGE; the protein is encoded by the coding sequence ATGCGAATCGTCCTCGTCGGACCCCCGGGGGCCGGTAAGGGTACGCAGGCCGCGTACCTGGCCAAGAACCTCGCGATCCCGCACATCTCCACGGGGGACCTGTTCCGGGCCAACATCTCCCAGGGCACCCCCCTGGGCGTGGAGGCCAAGTCCTACATGGACGCCGGCAACCTCGTGCCGGACTCGGTCACCATCGGGATGGCCGAGGACCGTATGGAACAGGGCGACGCGGTCGAGGGTTTCCTGCTCGACGGCTTCCCGCGCAACCTCGGCCAGGCCGAGGCGCTCGACGCCTTCCTGCAGAGCAAGGGTCTGAAGCTGGACGCCGTCCTGGACCTGGAGGTCCCCGAGGACGAGGTGGTCAAGCGGATCGCCGGCCGGCGGATCTGCCGCAAGGACTCCAGCCACGTCTTCCACGTCGAGTACAACAAGCCGCAGACGGAGGGTGTCTGCGACGCCTGTGGCGGCGAGCTGTACCAGCGCGAGGACGACCGCGAGGACACCGTGCGCAAGCGGCTCGAGGTCTACCACTCGGAGACCGAGCCGATCATCGACTACTACAAGGCCCAGGACCTGGTCGTGACGATCCCGGCCCTCGGCAAGGTCGCCGAGGTCACCCAGCGGGCGATGAACGCCCTGGGGCACGGCGAGTAA
- the rpsM gene encoding 30S ribosomal protein S13: MARLAGVDLPREKRVEVALTYVFGIGRTLSKQTLAATGVNPDTRVRDLVEEDLVKIREYVDNNLKTEGDLRREIQADIRRKVEIGCYQGLRHRRGLPVHGQRTSTNARTRKGPRRAIAGKKKPGKK, encoded by the coding sequence ATGGCACGCCTCGCAGGCGTTGATCTCCCGCGCGAAAAGCGTGTGGAGGTCGCCCTCACCTACGTCTTCGGTATCGGGCGCACGCTGTCGAAGCAGACCCTCGCCGCCACCGGCGTGAACCCGGACACCCGGGTCCGCGACCTGGTCGAGGAAGACCTCGTCAAGATCCGCGAGTACGTGGACAACAACCTCAAGACCGAGGGTGACCTCCGTCGCGAGATCCAGGCCGACATCCGCCGCAAGGTCGAGATCGGCTGCTACCAGGGTCTGCGTCACCGCCGCGGTCTGCCGGTGCACGGTCAGCGCACCAGCACGAACGCCCGTACCCGCAAGGGTCCGCGTCGCGCGATCGCCGGCAAGAAGAAGCCGGGCAAGAAGTAG
- the rplQ gene encoding 50S ribosomal protein L17, with amino-acid sequence MPKPTKGARLGGSASHEKALLRNLATNLFEHGRITTTEAKARRLRPFAERLVTKAKKGDLHNRRQVMELITDKSVVHTLFTEIAPRFAERPGGYTRITKIGNRRGDNAPMAVIELVEGEIAKKATVAEAEAAAKRAVKEADEAKAAEAAEESKDA; translated from the coding sequence ATGCCGAAGCCCACCAAGGGTGCCCGTCTGGGCGGCAGCGCTTCCCACGAGAAGGCGCTCCTGCGCAACCTGGCGACCAACCTCTTCGAGCACGGCCGCATCACGACGACCGAGGCCAAGGCCCGTCGTCTGCGTCCGTTCGCGGAGCGTCTGGTGACCAAGGCGAAGAAGGGCGACCTTCACAACCGCCGCCAGGTCATGGAGCTGATCACGGACAAGAGCGTCGTGCACACGCTCTTCACCGAGATCGCGCCGCGGTTCGCGGAGCGTCCGGGTGGCTACACCCGTATCACCAAGATCGGCAACCGTCGTGGCGACAACGCCCCGATGGCCGTGATCGAGCTGGTCGAGGGCGAGATCGCCAAGAAGGCGACCGTCGCCGAGGCCGAGGCCGCTGCCAAGCGCGCGGTCAAGGAGGCCGACGAGGCCAAGGCTGCCGAGGCCGCCGAGGAGTCGAAGGACGCCTGA
- the rplR gene encoding 50S ribosomal protein L18 produces the protein MAYGVKIAKGNAYKRAAAKRRHIRIRKRISGTSERPRLVVTRSNRGIFAQVIDDIAGHTLASASTLDASIRGGEGDKSAQAQKVGALVAERAKAAGVEAVVFDRGGKQYAGRIAALADAAREAGLKF, from the coding sequence ATGGCATACGGTGTGAAGATCGCTAAGGGCAACGCCTACAAGCGCGCTGCTGCCAAGCGTCGCCACATCCGCATCCGCAAGCGGATTTCGGGTACTTCGGAGCGTCCGCGTCTGGTCGTGACGCGGTCCAACCGCGGCATCTTCGCTCAGGTGATCGACGACATCGCGGGCCACACGCTGGCCTCGGCGTCGACCCTGGACGCGTCGATCCGTGGTGGCGAGGGCGACAAGAGCGCCCAGGCCCAGAAGGTGGGCGCCCTGGTCGCCGAGCGTGCCAAGGCCGCCGGTGTCGAGGCCGTCGTGTTCGACCGCGGTGGCAAGCAGTACGCCGGGCGGATTGCCGCTCTGGCCGACGCCGCCCGCGAAGCCGGGCTGAAGTTCTAA
- the rpmD gene encoding 50S ribosomal protein L30, which yields MARLEITQVKSLIGSKQNHRDTLRSLGLKRINDVVVKDDRPEYRGMVHTVRHLVSVKEVD from the coding sequence ATGGCCCGTCTCGAGATCACGCAGGTCAAGTCCCTGATCGGCAGCAAGCAGAACCACCGCGACACCCTGCGTTCGCTTGGTCTCAAGCGGATCAACGACGTGGTTGTCAAGGACGACCGTCCCGAGTACCGCGGCATGGTGCACACCGTCCGCCACCTCGTGTCGGTCAAGGAGGTCGACTGA
- a CDS encoding DNA-directed RNA polymerase subunit alpha: MLIAQRPSLTEEVVDEYRSRFVIEPLEPGFGYTLGNSLRRTLLSSIPGAAVTSIRIDGVLHEFTTVPGVKEDVTDLILNIKQLVVSSEHDEPVVMYLRKQGPGLVTAADIAPPAGVEVHNPDLVLATLNGKGKLEMELTVERGRGYVSAVQNKQVGQEIGRIPVDSIYSPVLKVTYKVEATRVEQRTDFDKLIVDVETKQAMRPRDAMASAGKTLVELFGLARELNIDAEGIDMGPSPTDAALAADLALPIEELELTVRSYNCLKREGIHSVGELVARSEADLLDIRNFGAKSIDEVKAKLAGMGLALKDSPPGFDPTAAADAFGADDDADAGFVETEQY, translated from the coding sequence ATGCTGATCGCTCAGCGCCCCTCGTTGACCGAAGAGGTCGTCGACGAGTACCGCTCCCGGTTCGTCATCGAGCCGCTGGAGCCGGGCTTCGGCTACACCCTCGGCAACTCCCTCCGCCGGACCCTGCTCTCCTCGATCCCGGGTGCGGCGGTCACGTCCATCCGCATCGACGGCGTGCTGCACGAGTTCACCACCGTGCCGGGTGTCAAGGAGGACGTCACCGACCTGATCCTCAACATCAAGCAGCTGGTCGTCTCCTCGGAGCACGACGAGCCGGTCGTGATGTACCTGCGCAAGCAGGGCCCGGGTCTGGTCACCGCCGCCGACATCGCGCCGCCGGCCGGTGTCGAGGTGCACAACCCCGACCTCGTCCTCGCCACGCTCAACGGCAAGGGCAAGCTGGAGATGGAGCTGACCGTCGAGCGCGGTCGCGGCTACGTCTCCGCCGTGCAGAACAAGCAGGTCGGCCAGGAGATCGGCCGGATCCCGGTCGACTCCATCTACAGCCCCGTGCTGAAGGTCACCTACAAGGTCGAGGCGACCCGTGTCGAGCAGCGCACCGACTTCGACAAGCTGATCGTCGACGTCGAGACCAAGCAGGCGATGCGTCCGCGCGACGCCATGGCCTCGGCCGGTAAGACCCTGGTGGAGCTGTTCGGTCTCGCCCGCGAGCTGAACATCGACGCCGAGGGCATCGACATGGGCCCGTCCCCGACGGACGCCGCCCTGGCCGCCGACCTGGCGCTGCCGATCGAGGAGCTGGAGCTCACCGTCCGCTCCTACAACTGCCTCAAGCGTGAGGGCATCCACTCCGTGGGCGAGCTCGTCGCGCGCTCCGAGGCGGACCTGCTCGACATCCGCAACTTCGGTGCCAAGTCGATCGACGAGGTCAAGGCGAAGCTGGCCGGGATGGGTCTCGCGCTGAAGGACTCGCCCCCCGGGTTCGACCCGACCGCCGCCGCCGACGCGTTCGGCGCGGACGACGACGCGGACGCCGGTTTCGTGGAGACCGAGCAGTACTGA
- the rpmJ gene encoding 50S ribosomal protein L36, with translation MKVKPSVKKICDKCKVIRRHGRVMVICDNLRHKQRQG, from the coding sequence ATGAAGGTCAAGCCGAGCGTCAAGAAGATCTGCGACAAGTGCAAGGTGATCCGCCGCCACGGCCGGGTCATGGTCATCTGCGACAACCTGCGCCACAAGCAGCGCCAGGGCTGA
- the secY gene encoding preprotein translocase subunit SecY: MLTAFARAFKTPDLRKKLLFTLGIIVLYRIGAHVPVPGVNYANVETCMKQAGGNSGLFALVNMFSGGALLQITIFALGIMPYITASIILQLLTVVIPRLEALKKEGQSGQTKITQYTRYLTVALAVLQGTGLVATARSGALFQSCPVASQIVPNDSIFTTITMVITMTAGTCLIMWLGELVTDRGIGNGMSILMFISIAAGFPGALWQIKLQGKLADGWIEFFSVIAVGLAMVALVVFVEQAQRRIPVQYAKRMIGRRSYGGTSTYIPLKVNQAGVIPVIFASSLLYIPALIAQFSGSNAGWARWIASNFTKGNHPVYIITYFLLIVFFAFFYVAISFNPEEVADNMKKYGGFIPGIRAGRPTAEYLSYVLNRITWPGSLYLGLIALVPTVALVLFNANQNFPFGGTSILIIVGVGLETVKQIESQLQQRNYEGFLR; the protein is encoded by the coding sequence GTGCTCACCGCGTTCGCCCGAGCGTTCAAGACGCCCGACCTGCGCAAGAAGCTGCTGTTCACGTTGGGCATCATCGTGCTCTACCGGATCGGAGCGCACGTCCCGGTCCCAGGGGTGAACTACGCGAACGTCGAGACCTGCATGAAGCAGGCCGGCGGCAACAGCGGGTTGTTCGCCCTGGTGAACATGTTCAGTGGTGGAGCGCTGCTGCAGATCACGATCTTCGCGCTGGGGATCATGCCGTACATCACGGCGAGCATCATCCTCCAGCTGCTGACCGTGGTGATCCCGCGGCTGGAGGCCCTCAAGAAGGAGGGACAGTCCGGCCAGACGAAGATCACCCAGTACACCCGCTACCTGACCGTGGCGCTGGCAGTGCTGCAGGGCACCGGCCTGGTCGCCACCGCCCGCAGCGGTGCGCTCTTCCAGAGCTGCCCGGTCGCCAGCCAGATCGTGCCCAACGACTCGATCTTCACCACCATCACGATGGTGATCACGATGACCGCCGGCACCTGCCTCATCATGTGGCTCGGTGAGCTGGTGACCGACCGCGGCATCGGCAACGGCATGTCGATCCTGATGTTCATCTCGATCGCCGCCGGCTTCCCGGGCGCGCTGTGGCAGATCAAGCTGCAGGGCAAGCTGGCCGACGGCTGGATCGAGTTCTTCTCGGTGATCGCGGTGGGCCTGGCGATGGTCGCTCTGGTGGTCTTCGTCGAGCAGGCGCAGCGGCGCATTCCGGTGCAGTACGCGAAGCGCATGATCGGGCGCCGTTCCTACGGCGGTACGTCCACTTACATCCCGCTCAAGGTGAATCAGGCAGGTGTGATTCCTGTCATCTTCGCGTCGTCGCTGCTCTACATCCCCGCGCTCATCGCTCAGTTCAGCGGGTCCAACGCGGGGTGGGCGAGGTGGATCGCCAGCAACTTCACCAAGGGAAATCACCCCGTTTACATCATTACGTACTTCTTGCTGATCGTTTTCTTCGCCTTCTTCTACGTGGCCATCAGCTTCAACCCCGAAGAAGTTGCCGACAACATGAAGAAGTATGGTGGCTTCATCCCGGGCATCCGGGCTGGTCGCCCGACGGCCGAGTACCTCAGCTATGTGCTCAACCGGATCACGTGGCCGGGCTCGCTGTACCTGGGGCTGATCGCGCTCGTACCAACAGTGGCGTTGGTGCTGTTCAACGCGAACCAGAACTTCCCGTTCGGCGGGACGAGCATCCTGATCATCGTGGGTGTGGGTCTGGAGACCGTGAAGCAGATCGAGAGCCAGCTTCAGCAGCGCAACTACGAAGGGTTCCTCCGCTGA
- the rpsE gene encoding 30S ribosomal protein S5: MAGPQRRGSGAGGGERRDRKGRDGGAAAEKTAYVERVVAINRVAKVVKGGRRFSFTALVVVGDGDGTVGVGYGKAKEVPAAIAKGVEEAKKNFFKVPRIAGTVPHPIQGEKAAGVVLLKPASPGTGVIAGGPVRAVLECAGIHDVLSKSLGSSNPINIVHATVTALKGLQRPEEIAARRGLPLEDVAPAALLRARAGVGA, from the coding sequence ATGGCTGGACCCCAGCGCCGCGGCAGCGGTGCCGGTGGCGGCGAGCGGCGGGACCGGAAGGGTCGCGACGGTGGCGCTGCCGCCGAGAAGACCGCGTACGTTGAGCGCGTTGTCGCGATCAACCGCGTCGCCAAGGTTGTCAAGGGTGGTCGTCGCTTCAGCTTCACCGCGCTGGTCGTGGTGGGCGACGGTGACGGCACCGTAGGTGTCGGTTACGGCAAGGCCAAGGAAGTTCCGGCTGCCATCGCCAAGGGCGTGGAAGAGGCCAAGAAGAACTTCTTCAAGGTCCCCCGTATCGCCGGTACCGTCCCGCACCCCATCCAGGGCGAGAAGGCTGCGGGCGTCGTCCTGCTCAAGCCGGCTTCCCCCGGTACCGGTGTGATCGCCGGTGGCCCGGTGCGCGCCGTCCTGGAGTGCGCGGGCATCCACGACGTGCTGAGCAAGTCGCTCGGCTCGTCGAACCCGATCAACATCGTGCACGCCACGGTGACGGCGCTCAAGGGCCTGCAGCGGCCCGAGGAGATCGCCGCCCGTCGTGGCCTGCCGCTGGAGGACGTGGCTCCCGCCGCTCTGCTGCGGGCGCGTGCCGGGGTGGGTGCGTAA
- the rpsD gene encoding 30S ribosomal protein S4: MARYTGADCKRCRREKQKLFLKGSKCESAKCPIEIRPYPPGEHGRGRTKDSEYLLQLREKQKCSRIYGVLEKQFVGYYKEANQKTGKTGENLLRILETRLDNVVYRAGFAKSRDHARQLVRHGHIQVNGRKTDIPSARVAVNDIIEVRTGSKNLTPFEVAKAEAGEKTVPAWLEAIPSQLRILVHSMPERQVIDTQVQEQLIVELYSK, from the coding sequence ATGGCGCGTTACACCGGGGCCGACTGCAAGCGTTGCCGTCGGGAGAAGCAGAAGCTCTTCCTCAAGGGGAGCAAGTGCGAGAGCGCGAAGTGCCCGATCGAGATCCGTCCTTACCCCCCGGGTGAGCACGGTCGCGGGCGCACCAAGGACAGCGAATACCTGCTGCAGCTGCGCGAGAAGCAGAAGTGCAGCCGCATCTACGGTGTCCTTGAGAAGCAGTTCGTGGGCTACTACAAGGAAGCGAACCAGAAGACCGGCAAGACCGGTGAGAACCTTCTGCGCATCCTCGAGACCCGCCTCGACAACGTGGTCTACCGGGCCGGCTTCGCCAAGTCCCGTGACCACGCCCGTCAGCTGGTCCGCCACGGGCACATCCAGGTCAACGGCCGCAAGACCGACATCCCGTCGGCCCGCGTCGCCGTGAACGACATCATCGAGGTCCGCACGGGCTCCAAGAACCTGACCCCCTTCGAGGTGGCCAAGGCGGAGGCCGGCGAGAAGACCGTCCCGGCGTGGCTGGAGGCGATCCCCTCGCAGCTGCGGATCCTCGTGCACAGCATGCCCGAGCGCCAGGTGATCGACACCCAGGTGCAGGAGCAGCTGATCGTGGAGCTCTACTCCAAGTAA
- the map gene encoding type I methionyl aminopeptidase — protein MLEIKNPAQIAKMREAGLVVAAIHAATREAAVPGATTKDLDDVARKVLAEHGAKSNFLGYGGFPATICTSVNDVVVHGIPSADTVLQDGDIISIDCGAIIDGWHGDAAYTAFVGSGHSAELVELSRVTEESMWAGVAAVAKGNRLVDISRAIEGYIRRQPRPASGKYGIVEDYGGHGIGSQMHMDPHLLNYVERKRGRGPKLVPGFCIAIEPMINLGTAKTHVLEDDWTVKSNDGSWSSHWEHSVALTEDGPLVLTAPDGGKAKLASLGITAAPDPLA, from the coding sequence ATGCTGGAGATCAAGAACCCCGCGCAGATCGCGAAGATGCGCGAGGCGGGTCTGGTGGTAGCCGCCATCCACGCGGCCACTCGTGAGGCCGCGGTGCCGGGTGCCACCACCAAGGACCTGGACGACGTGGCGCGCAAGGTGCTCGCCGAGCACGGCGCGAAGTCGAACTTCCTCGGGTACGGCGGTTTCCCCGCCACCATCTGCACCTCCGTGAACGACGTGGTCGTGCACGGCATCCCGTCCGCCGACACGGTGCTCCAGGACGGCGACATCATCTCCATCGACTGCGGCGCGATCATCGACGGCTGGCACGGGGACGCCGCGTACACCGCCTTCGTCGGGTCCGGGCACTCCGCGGAGCTGGTCGAGCTCAGCCGGGTCACCGAGGAGTCGATGTGGGCGGGGGTCGCCGCGGTCGCCAAGGGCAACCGGCTGGTGGACATCTCCCGGGCGATCGAGGGCTACATCCGCCGCCAGCCCCGTCCGGCCAGCGGCAAGTACGGCATCGTCGAGGACTACGGCGGCCACGGCATCGGCTCGCAGATGCACATGGACCCGCACCTGCTGAACTACGTCGAGCGCAAGCGCGGTCGGGGCCCGAAGCTGGTGCCCGGCTTCTGCATCGCCATCGAGCCGATGATCAACCTCGGCACCGCCAAGACCCATGTCCTCGAGGACGACTGGACGGTCAAGTCCAACGACGGCAGCTGGTCCTCGCACTGGGAGCACTCGGTCGCGTTGACCGAGGACGGCCCGTTGGTGCTCACCGCTCCCGACGGTGGCAAGGCCAAGCTCGCGAGCCTCGGCATCACCGCGGCGCCGGACCCGCTGGCGTAG
- the rpsK gene encoding 30S ribosomal protein S11 has translation MPPKGRTAGAKKVRRKEKKNVAHGHAHIKSTFNNTIVSITDPTGNVISWASAGHVGFKGSRKSTPFAAQMAAESAARRAQEHGMRKVDVFVKGPGSGRETAIRSLQATGLEVGSIQDVTPTPHNGCRPPKRRRV, from the coding sequence ATGCCTCCGAAGGGCCGTACGGCCGGCGCCAAGAAGGTGCGCCGCAAGGAGAAGAAGAACGTCGCCCACGGGCACGCTCACATCAAGAGCACGTTCAACAACACGATCGTCTCGATCACCGACCCGACCGGGAACGTGATCTCTTGGGCCTCTGCCGGCCACGTCGGCTTCAAGGGCTCGCGCAAGTCCACTCCGTTCGCCGCGCAGATGGCCGCCGAGTCGGCCGCCCGCCGCGCGCAGGAGCACGGCATGCGCAAGGTCGACGTCTTCGTGAAGGGCCCGGGTTCGGGCCGCGAGACCGCCATCCGCTCGCTGCAGGCGACCGGTCTTGAGGTGGGCTCGATCCAGGACGTCACCCCGACCCCGCACAACGGATGCCGCCCGCCCAAGCGTCGCCGCGTCTGA
- the rplO gene encoding 50S ribosomal protein L15: MAETNPLKVHNLRPAPGAKTPKTRVGRGEASKGKTAGRGTKGTKARYQVPERFEGGQMPLHMRLPKLKGFKNPAHKQFQVVNLEKLAALYPQGGEVTVADLVAKGAVRKNELVKVLGQGEISVALQVSVDAVSGSAKEKIAAAGGTVTELL, translated from the coding sequence ATGGCGGAGACCAACCCGCTGAAGGTCCACAACCTCCGGCCCGCCCCGGGTGCCAAGACCCCCAAGACCCGTGTCGGTCGTGGTGAGGCGTCCAAGGGTAAGACCGCTGGTCGTGGTACCAAGGGCACCAAGGCCCGTTACCAGGTTCCGGAGCGCTTCGAGGGTGGGCAGATGCCCCTCCACATGCGCCTCCCGAAGCTGAAGGGCTTCAAGAACCCCGCCCACAAGCAGTTCCAGGTCGTGAACCTGGAGAAGCTGGCCGCGCTCTACCCGCAGGGTGGCGAGGTCACGGTGGCCGACCTGGTCGCCAAGGGCGCGGTGCGCAAGAACGAGCTCGTCAAGGTCCTGGGCCAGGGCGAGATCTCCGTGGCGCTGCAGGTTTCGGTTGACGCCGTTTCCGGCTCCGCCAAGGAGAAGATTGCCGCCGCCGGCGGCACCGTCACCGAACTCCTCTGA
- the rplM gene encoding 50S ribosomal protein L13 — MRTFSPKPGDVQRQWHIIDAQDVVLGRLASQAASLLRGKHKPVYAPHVDTGDFVIIINAEKVHLSGNKRTQKMAYRHSGFPGGLRSVRYDELLDKNPEKAVEKAIKGMLPKNTLGRQMLSKLKVYAGAEHPHAAQQPVPFEITQVAQ; from the coding sequence GTGCGTACGTTCAGCCCCAAGCCCGGCGATGTTCAGCGCCAGTGGCACATCATTGACGCGCAGGACGTTGTCCTGGGCCGTCTGGCCAGCCAGGCCGCGTCCCTCCTCCGGGGTAAGCACAAGCCGGTTTACGCCCCTCACGTTGACACCGGTGACTTCGTCATCATCATCAACGCCGAGAAGGTGCACCTCTCCGGCAACAAGCGCACCCAGAAGATGGCCTACCGCCACTCCGGTTTCCCGGGTGGTCTGCGCTCCGTCCGTTACGACGAGCTGCTGGACAAGAACCCCGAGAAGGCCGTCGAGAAGGCCATCAAGGGCATGCTCCCCAAGAACACCCTCGGCCGTCAGATGCTCTCGAAGCTGAAGGTCTACGCGGGCGCCGAGCACCCGCACGCTGCGCAGCAGCCGGTCCCGTTCGAGATCACCCAGGTCGCGCAGTAA